Within the Drosophila miranda strain MSH22 chromosome Y unlocalized genomic scaffold, D.miranda_PacBio2.1 Contig_Y2_pilon, whole genome shotgun sequence genome, the region TGCGTAAAATCGAATATGAGGGTGGGCAGCTTATATGGGCTTGATCTTGAAGTGCAGGCCGATGAGCGAGAAGACCAAACACTTGAGATCTTGCACCAGATAATAGAAGCAGCGCAAGCCCTCAGGGTCCTTTGATCGATTCACGTCCACCAATGAGCCAGTTTTTGAGGTAGTAAACGAGATGTGCTCGTCGCCAATCACAATCTCCAGTTCCTGAAAAACGACGGGACGAGGTAAATACACTTTCACTGGCAGTCATTCAGGTTGTGGCACTTACCTGACGACCCACGCGATCTGGTGGCGGCCAGGGCAAATCGTCTTCCTGCATTATCTCAGAGTCAATTATGATGCGTTTCAGCTCTTCCATGACGGACTGGTGCACAAACGCTTCTTTGCGGATCATAGTGTCGTTTTTG harbors:
- the LOC117193204 gene encoding protein mago nashi, whose product is MSSEDFYLRYYVGHKGKFGHEFLEFEFRPDGKLRYANNSNYKNDTMIRKEAFVHQSVMEELKRIIIDSEIMQEDDLPWPPPDRVGRQELEIVIGDEHISFTTSKTGSLVDVNRSKDPEGLRCFYYLVQDLKCLVFSLIGLHFKIKPI